Proteins co-encoded in one Falco rusticolus isolate bFalRus1 chromosome 14, bFalRus1.pri, whole genome shotgun sequence genomic window:
- the PLS3 gene encoding plastin-3 isoform X1: MANTMQISKDELEELKEAFAKVDLNSNGFICDYELHELFKEANLPLPGYKVREIIQKLMIDSDKNKDGKISFEEFVYIFQEVKSSDIAKTFRKAINRKEGICAIGGTSELSSEGTQHSYSEEEKYAFVNWINKALENDPDCRHVIPMNPNTDDLFKAVGDGIVLCKMINLSVPDTIDERAINKKKLTPFIIQENLNLALNSASAIGCHVVNIGAEDLREGKPHLVLGLLWQIIKIGLFADIELSRNEALAALLRDGETLEDLMKLSPEELLLRWANFHLENAGWHKINNFSSDIKLTDFGNSVKDSRAYFHLLNQIAPKGQKEGEPQIDINMSGFNEKDDLRRAEYMLQQADRLGCRQFVTPADVVSGNPKLNLAFVANLFNKYPALTKPENQDIDWTLLEGETREERTFRNWMNSLGVNPHVNHLYGDLQDALVILQLYEKIKVPVDWNKVNKPPYPKLGANMKKLENCNYAVDLGKHPAKFSLVGIGGQDLNDGNPTLTLALVWQLMRRYTLNVLEDLGDGQKANDDIIVSWVNQTLKEAGKSTSIQNFKDKTISTSLAVVDLIDAIQPGCINYDLVKTGHLSEDDKQNNAKYAVSMARRIGARVYALPEDLVEVKPKMVMTVFACLMGRGMKRV; the protein is encoded by the exons ATGGCCAACACTATGCAAATCTCCAAAGATGAGCTGGAGGAACTCAAGGAGGCCTTTGCCAAAGTTG acctCAACAGCAATGGGTTCATCTGTGACTACGAGTTGCACGAGCTCTTCAAGGAAGCCAACTTGCCTCTGCCTGGGTACAAAGTGAGAGAGATCATCCAGAAACTCATGATTGACAGTGACAAGAATAAAGATGGGAAGATTAGTTTTGAAGAGTTTGTCTAT ATTTTCCAAGAAGTGAAAAGCAGCGATATCGCTAAAACgttcagaaaagcaattaaCAGGAAGGAAGGCATCTGCGCGATCGGGGGCACCTCGGAGCTCTCCAGCGAGGGGACGCAGCACTCCTATTCAG AGGAGGAAAAGTATGCCTTTGTAAACTGGATAAACAAAGCCCTGGAAAATGATCCCGACTGTAGGCACGTTATTCCAATGAATCCAAATACAGATGACCTGTTCAAAGCTGTGGGAGATGGGATTGTGCTATG CAAAATGATCAATCTTTCTGTTCCGGACACGATTGATGAAAGAGCAATTAACAAGAAGAAACTCACCCCATTCATAATTCAG GAGAACCTGAACCTGGCGTTGAATTCTGCATCTGCCATCGGGTGTCATGTTGTCAATATTGGCGCAGAGGACTTGAGGGAAGGGAAACCCCACCTGGTCCTTGGACTTCTCTGGCAGATCATTAAGATTGGCTTGTTCGCCGACATCGAGCTCAGCAGAAATGAAG caCTGGCTGCCTTACTTCGTGATGGTGAAACTCTGGAGGACCTTATGAAACTATCCCCAGAAGAACTGCTCCTAAGATGGGCCAACTTCCACTTGGAAAACGCAGGCTGGCACAAAATCAATAACTTCAGCTCAGATATCAAG CTTACGGATTTTGGTAATTCAGTAAAG GATTCCAGAGCTTATTTCCACCTCCTCAACCAAATTGCACCTAAAGGGCAGAAAGAAGGAGAGCCTCAGATTGATATTAACATGTCAGGTTTCAAT gaaaaggatgacttgCGGAGAGCAGAGTACATGCTTCAGCAGGCAGATCGGCTTGGCTGCCGGCAGTTCGTCACACCAGCTGATGTGGTCAGTGGCAATCCCAAACTGAACCTGGCTTTCGTTGCCAACCTGTTCAACAAGTACCCAGCACTTACCAAGCCTGAAAACCAGGACATCGACTGGACCCTACTGGAAG GAGAGACACGTGAGGAACGGACCTTCCGCAACTGGATGAACTCCCTTGGTGTGAACCCACATGTAAATCACCTCTACGG CGATCTCCAAGATGCACTGGTAATACTacaattatatgaaaaaatCAAAGTTCCTGTTGACTGGAATAAAGTTAACAAGCCTCCGTACCCTAAGCTTGGAGCAAATATGAAAAAG CTAGAAAACTGTAACTATGCTGTAGACTTGGGAAAGCATCCAGCTAAATTCTCCCTGGTTGGCATCGGCGGACAGGATCTGAATGACGGAAACCCAACGCTGACACTAGCTTTAGTCTGGCAGTTGATGAGAAG GTACACGCTGAATGTCCTCGAGGACCTGGGTGATGGTCAGAAAGCTAATGATGACATTATAGTCAGCTGGGTAAACCAGACGCTGAAAGAAGCTGGCAAGTCCACCTCCATCCAGAACTTCAAG GACAAGACCATCAGCACGAGCTTGGCGGTTGTGGATTTAATTGATGCTATACAGCCTGGTTGTATCAACTATGACCTTGTAAAGACTGGTCATCTGTCAGAAGAtgacaaacaaaataatgcTAA GTATGCTGTGTCCATGGCAAGAAGAATTGGTGCCAGAGTTTATGCTCTTCCAGAAGATCTTGTGGAGGTGAAACCGAAGATGGTCATGACCGTGTTTGCCTGCTTGATGGGCAGAGGAATGAAGCGAGTATAA
- the PLS3 gene encoding plastin-3 isoform X2, whose product MANTMQISKDELEELKEAFAKVDLNSNGFICDYELHELFKEANLPLPGYKVREIIQKLMIDSDKNKDGKISFEEFVYIFQEVKSSDIAKTFRKAINRKEGICAIGGTSELSSEGTQHSYSEEEKYAFVNWINKALENDPDCRHVIPMNPNTDDLFKAVGDGIVLCKMINLSVPDTIDERAINKKKLTPFIIQENLNLALNSASAIGCHVVNIGAEDLREGKPHLVLGLLWQIIKIGLFADIELSRNEALAALLRDGETLEDLMKLSPEELLLRWANFHLENAGWHKINNFSSDIKDSRAYFHLLNQIAPKGQKEGEPQIDINMSGFNEKDDLRRAEYMLQQADRLGCRQFVTPADVVSGNPKLNLAFVANLFNKYPALTKPENQDIDWTLLEGETREERTFRNWMNSLGVNPHVNHLYGDLQDALVILQLYEKIKVPVDWNKVNKPPYPKLGANMKKLENCNYAVDLGKHPAKFSLVGIGGQDLNDGNPTLTLALVWQLMRRYTLNVLEDLGDGQKANDDIIVSWVNQTLKEAGKSTSIQNFKDKTISTSLAVVDLIDAIQPGCINYDLVKTGHLSEDDKQNNAKYAVSMARRIGARVYALPEDLVEVKPKMVMTVFACLMGRGMKRV is encoded by the exons ATGGCCAACACTATGCAAATCTCCAAAGATGAGCTGGAGGAACTCAAGGAGGCCTTTGCCAAAGTTG acctCAACAGCAATGGGTTCATCTGTGACTACGAGTTGCACGAGCTCTTCAAGGAAGCCAACTTGCCTCTGCCTGGGTACAAAGTGAGAGAGATCATCCAGAAACTCATGATTGACAGTGACAAGAATAAAGATGGGAAGATTAGTTTTGAAGAGTTTGTCTAT ATTTTCCAAGAAGTGAAAAGCAGCGATATCGCTAAAACgttcagaaaagcaattaaCAGGAAGGAAGGCATCTGCGCGATCGGGGGCACCTCGGAGCTCTCCAGCGAGGGGACGCAGCACTCCTATTCAG AGGAGGAAAAGTATGCCTTTGTAAACTGGATAAACAAAGCCCTGGAAAATGATCCCGACTGTAGGCACGTTATTCCAATGAATCCAAATACAGATGACCTGTTCAAAGCTGTGGGAGATGGGATTGTGCTATG CAAAATGATCAATCTTTCTGTTCCGGACACGATTGATGAAAGAGCAATTAACAAGAAGAAACTCACCCCATTCATAATTCAG GAGAACCTGAACCTGGCGTTGAATTCTGCATCTGCCATCGGGTGTCATGTTGTCAATATTGGCGCAGAGGACTTGAGGGAAGGGAAACCCCACCTGGTCCTTGGACTTCTCTGGCAGATCATTAAGATTGGCTTGTTCGCCGACATCGAGCTCAGCAGAAATGAAG caCTGGCTGCCTTACTTCGTGATGGTGAAACTCTGGAGGACCTTATGAAACTATCCCCAGAAGAACTGCTCCTAAGATGGGCCAACTTCCACTTGGAAAACGCAGGCTGGCACAAAATCAATAACTTCAGCTCAGATATCAAG GATTCCAGAGCTTATTTCCACCTCCTCAACCAAATTGCACCTAAAGGGCAGAAAGAAGGAGAGCCTCAGATTGATATTAACATGTCAGGTTTCAAT gaaaaggatgacttgCGGAGAGCAGAGTACATGCTTCAGCAGGCAGATCGGCTTGGCTGCCGGCAGTTCGTCACACCAGCTGATGTGGTCAGTGGCAATCCCAAACTGAACCTGGCTTTCGTTGCCAACCTGTTCAACAAGTACCCAGCACTTACCAAGCCTGAAAACCAGGACATCGACTGGACCCTACTGGAAG GAGAGACACGTGAGGAACGGACCTTCCGCAACTGGATGAACTCCCTTGGTGTGAACCCACATGTAAATCACCTCTACGG CGATCTCCAAGATGCACTGGTAATACTacaattatatgaaaaaatCAAAGTTCCTGTTGACTGGAATAAAGTTAACAAGCCTCCGTACCCTAAGCTTGGAGCAAATATGAAAAAG CTAGAAAACTGTAACTATGCTGTAGACTTGGGAAAGCATCCAGCTAAATTCTCCCTGGTTGGCATCGGCGGACAGGATCTGAATGACGGAAACCCAACGCTGACACTAGCTTTAGTCTGGCAGTTGATGAGAAG GTACACGCTGAATGTCCTCGAGGACCTGGGTGATGGTCAGAAAGCTAATGATGACATTATAGTCAGCTGGGTAAACCAGACGCTGAAAGAAGCTGGCAAGTCCACCTCCATCCAGAACTTCAAG GACAAGACCATCAGCACGAGCTTGGCGGTTGTGGATTTAATTGATGCTATACAGCCTGGTTGTATCAACTATGACCTTGTAAAGACTGGTCATCTGTCAGAAGAtgacaaacaaaataatgcTAA GTATGCTGTGTCCATGGCAAGAAGAATTGGTGCCAGAGTTTATGCTCTTCCAGAAGATCTTGTGGAGGTGAAACCGAAGATGGTCATGACCGTGTTTGCCTGCTTGATGGGCAGAGGAATGAAGCGAGTATAA